One Streptomyces lincolnensis genomic region harbors:
- a CDS encoding sigma-70 family RNA polymerase sigma factor: protein MITSVLPTAPRAAEKATAETTANAVEKRATLDDSITAWALAARAGDADAVEQFVRALHRDVQRYVAYLCADPQAVDDLAQDTFLRALGSLHRFEGRSSARSWLLSIARRSVIDSFRYAAARPRLADVPDWQLAVENAQPRDLPGFDDGVVLLDLLESLPEERREAFVLTQLVGLPYAEAAEAGDCPIGTVRSRVARARATLMALLDEPDNPAEPATLAAA from the coding sequence GTGATCACTTCTGTCCTGCCCACCGCGCCCCGCGCGGCAGAGAAAGCAACCGCGGAAACGACCGCGAATGCAGTCGAGAAAAGGGCAACGCTCGACGACTCGATAACCGCGTGGGCCCTCGCCGCCCGCGCCGGTGACGCGGACGCGGTCGAGCAGTTCGTCCGGGCCTTGCACCGCGACGTCCAGCGCTACGTCGCCTACCTCTGTGCCGACCCCCAGGCCGTCGACGACCTGGCACAGGACACGTTCCTGCGTGCCCTCGGCAGCCTGCACCGCTTCGAGGGCCGTTCCTCCGCCCGCTCCTGGCTGCTGTCCATCGCCCGCCGCTCGGTCATCGACAGCTTCCGGTACGCCGCCGCCCGCCCCCGCCTGGCCGACGTACCCGACTGGCAGCTGGCCGTCGAGAACGCGCAACCACGCGATCTGCCCGGCTTCGACGACGGCGTGGTCCTGCTGGACCTGCTGGAGTCGCTGCCCGAGGAGCGCCGGGAGGCCTTCGTCCTCACCCAACTCGTCGGTCTTCCCTACGCGGAGGCCGCCGAGGCCGGCGACTGCCCCATCGGCACAGTCCGCTCCCGCGTGGCCCGCGCCCGAGCGACCCTGATGGCCCTCCTGGACGAGCCCGACAATCCCGCCGAGCCCGCCACACTGGCCGCGGCCTGA
- a CDS encoding sensor histidine kinase: MVAYVPVPWVSPLLYGVVLVGGLYSAAAGLGDGPGPAAWRTAGFVAVIGALFVLEALGRRRPDARAALLLARCTLIGAVVVLDASGLSQVLVVLVPFTAYFAFGRTTALALAALCLAGLLTTYLVTAPGWYREQEYVADLLMLFVGLVLAISMAAVAAGEQRARLDLEAYAARVAELSAATERNRLARDIHDSLGHHLTAMSVQLEMASEFQSLDPDAARRALEEARRSVRLALGDVRQSVRALRDEATRPALSAALAALAQDGAAGPRVTVEVSGDEEGYGVAESTALHRAAQEAVTNACRHARASRVTVVVRLAGSAARLEVTDDGRGFAPEAAAAGFGLLGMRERVHLVAGSVDVESSPGAGTRVTVTVPRGTTAKSSVDGQAVT, from the coding sequence ATGGTGGCGTATGTGCCCGTGCCGTGGGTGTCGCCGCTGCTGTACGGCGTCGTACTGGTGGGTGGTCTGTACTCCGCGGCGGCCGGGCTGGGCGACGGCCCCGGGCCGGCGGCCTGGCGGACGGCCGGCTTCGTCGCCGTGATCGGTGCGCTGTTCGTCCTGGAGGCGCTCGGGCGCCGTCGGCCCGATGCCCGGGCAGCACTGCTGCTGGCCCGTTGCACCCTGATCGGAGCGGTGGTGGTGCTGGACGCCTCGGGGCTGTCTCAAGTGCTGGTCGTACTGGTGCCGTTCACCGCCTACTTCGCTTTCGGCCGTACGACCGCCCTGGCGCTGGCCGCGCTGTGTCTGGCCGGGTTGCTGACCACGTACCTGGTGACCGCGCCCGGCTGGTACCGCGAACAGGAGTATGTGGCCGACCTGTTGATGCTCTTCGTCGGGCTGGTGCTGGCGATCTCGATGGCGGCGGTGGCCGCCGGGGAGCAGCGTGCGCGGCTCGATCTGGAGGCGTATGCCGCGCGGGTCGCCGAACTGTCCGCCGCCACCGAGCGCAACCGGCTGGCGCGGGACATCCATGACAGCCTCGGACACCATCTCACCGCGATGTCCGTGCAGTTGGAGATGGCCTCGGAGTTCCAGAGCCTGGATCCCGACGCGGCCCGGCGGGCACTGGAGGAGGCGCGGCGATCGGTGCGGCTCGCGCTGGGCGACGTACGGCAGTCGGTGCGCGCCCTGCGGGACGAGGCGACGCGCCCCGCGCTGTCGGCGGCGCTCGCCGCGCTGGCGCAGGACGGTGCGGCAGGGCCGCGGGTCACTGTCGAGGTGAGCGGCGACGAGGAGGGTTACGGCGTGGCCGAGTCGACCGCGCTGCACCGGGCCGCGCAGGAGGCCGTGACCAACGCGTGCCGCCATGCGCGGGCCTCGCGGGTGACCGTGGTGGTTCGGTTGGCCGGGAGCGCCGCGCGGCTGGAGGTGACGGACGACGGTCGCGGCTTCGCACCGGAGGCGGCCGCCGCCGGGTTCGGGCTGCTCGGCATGCGGGAGCGGGTCCATCTGGTGGCGGGGAGCGTCGACGTCGAGAGCAGCCCGGGCGCCGGCACCCGGGTGACGGTGACGGTCCCGCGCGGGACGACGGCGAAGTCCTCGGTGGACGGGCAGGCGGTGACATGA
- a CDS encoding response regulator gives MNDEEPDRAAPVRVLVVDDQRLIRDGIASLLSIRPGIEVVGTAVDGRDAVARTLEREPDVVLMDVRMPGMDGVEAVAVLRERAPECRVVMLTTFDDEEYVVQAMRAGAHGYLLKDLPAEELAHAVRLAHAGVTQLDSSVAHRLTAFLPRPEPASEAPAVSLSPRETDILRLVAHGHTNREIAAQLYLSEGTVKNHVSRILRRLALRDRTQAALRARDLGLL, from the coding sequence ATGAACGACGAGGAGCCCGACCGGGCGGCGCCCGTGCGGGTGCTGGTGGTGGACGACCAGCGGCTCATCCGGGACGGCATCGCCTCCCTGCTGTCCATCCGGCCGGGCATCGAGGTCGTCGGCACCGCCGTGGACGGCCGGGACGCTGTGGCGCGGACGCTGGAAAGGGAGCCGGACGTCGTGCTCATGGATGTCCGGATGCCCGGGATGGACGGTGTCGAGGCGGTCGCCGTCCTGCGTGAGCGGGCGCCTGAGTGCCGGGTCGTGATGCTGACGACGTTCGACGACGAGGAGTACGTCGTGCAGGCGATGCGGGCCGGCGCGCACGGCTATCTCCTCAAGGACCTGCCGGCCGAGGAACTCGCCCACGCGGTCCGCCTGGCGCACGCGGGCGTCACCCAGCTCGACTCGTCGGTCGCCCACCGTCTGACCGCCTTCCTGCCTCGTCCCGAACCAGCCTCCGAGGCTCCCGCCGTCTCCCTCAGCCCACGCGAGACGGACATCCTGCGGCTCGTGGCACACGGCCACACCAACAGGGAGATCGCCGCGCAGCTGTACCTCAGCGAGGGCACCGTCAAGAACCACGTCTCCCGCATCCTCAGACGCCTCGCCCTGCGCGACCGCACCCAGGCGGCGCTCCGGGCCCGGGATCTCGGTCTGCTGTGA